The following are encoded together in the Chlorogloeopsis sp. ULAP01 genome:
- a CDS encoding TonB-dependent siderophore receptor, whose translation TPPTAPLPLPRGGEGEGSEEPAAQGDEPIELVVTGEQDSYRIPNTSVGTRTETPLRDIPQSIQIVPQEVLRDQNITTYNEVLRNVPGVAPFNSSTTQISNFIIRGFLSFDFASNLVLRNGLREAGGLNAETTPDIERIEVLLGPASVLYGAVNPGGTINLVTKQPLRDPFYAVDATIGSYDFYRGAIDLSGPLNDSRTVLYRLNASYLDRGSFIDFVEHDQFTLAPVVSVAIGEHTSFTLEGEYTETNETNFTGLPAVGTVLPNPNGRIPRNRFVGNPDFVLTSKRSRVGYRLQHEFSDNWSLQNAFQARFFDRIWENGWRINTSLDPDNRTLNGEVSDEEDNINIYDLNTNLTGRFSTGSIEHQLVFGVDLGRYERNLNLFTAPAVPLDVFNPVYEQIFAGPYINDGKISSVTDTLGIYIQDQVTLAPNLKLLLGGRLDLFEQITQDLLTDTRTSQSGNAFSPRVGIVYQPIEPISLYASYSRSFNPVTGTAFDGSPFQPERGTQYEVGIKADLNDRLSTTLAFYDLTRTNVLTTDPDNPNFSIQTGEQRSQGIELRVQGEILPGWNILAGYAYTDARITQDNTFPVGNRLNGVPENALNLWTSYEIQQGTLQGLGFGLGLFYVGGRQVDLDNSLELPNYLRTDAAIFYRREQFRAALNFRNLFNVDYFESAFSPLTISYGEPFTVQGTISWQF comes from the coding sequence CACCCCGCCTACGGCACCCCTCCCCTTACCAAGGGGAGGGGAAGGGGAGGGGTCAGAGGAACCCGCAGCCCAGGGTGATGAGCCGATTGAGTTAGTAGTGACGGGTGAGCAAGATAGTTATCGCATACCGAATACATCTGTGGGGACACGAACCGAAACGCCCCTGCGCGATATTCCCCAATCGATTCAAATCGTACCTCAAGAAGTGCTGCGCGATCAAAACATCACCACCTACAACGAAGTCCTAAGAAACGTTCCTGGGGTAGCTCCATTCAATTCTTCAACAACACAAATTAGCAACTTCATTATTAGAGGCTTCCTTAGCTTTGATTTTGCTAGCAACCTCGTTCTCAGAAATGGGTTGAGAGAGGCTGGAGGTTTGAATGCGGAAACAACTCCCGACATTGAAAGAATTGAAGTGCTCTTAGGCCCGGCTTCCGTGCTTTATGGGGCAGTCAATCCTGGTGGAACCATTAATCTAGTAACGAAACAACCGCTGCGCGACCCCTTTTATGCTGTTGATGCCACCATTGGCAGTTATGACTTCTATCGGGGTGCTATTGATTTATCAGGACCATTAAACGATTCCAGGACGGTTTTGTACCGACTGAACGCATCCTACCTAGATAGAGGGAGTTTTATTGATTTTGTTGAGCATGATCAATTCACACTCGCGCCTGTTGTGAGTGTGGCAATTGGGGAACACACTAGCTTTACCTTAGAAGGTGAGTACACAGAGACAAACGAAACTAATTTTACAGGCTTGCCAGCAGTCGGTACAGTGCTGCCCAACCCTAATGGACGCATCCCGCGCAATCGTTTTGTTGGAAACCCTGACTTTGTTCTGACTAGCAAAAGAAGCAGAGTGGGATATCGCCTACAACACGAGTTTAGCGATAACTGGTCATTACAAAATGCGTTTCAGGCGAGATTCTTTGACCGTATATGGGAAAACGGCTGGCGTATCAATACGAGTCTTGATCCAGATAATCGAACGTTGAACGGCGAAGTTAGCGACGAGGAGGATAATATAAACATTTACGACTTGAACACTAATCTAACTGGCAGATTTTCTACAGGTTCAATTGAGCATCAGTTAGTCTTTGGTGTTGATTTGGGTAGATACGAGCGAAACCTTAATTTGTTCACAGCACCTGCTGTACCACTAGATGTGTTTAACCCTGTGTATGAGCAGATTTTTGCTGGACCTTATATAAACGATGGTAAGATATCAAGCGTAACAGATACTTTAGGGATTTATATTCAAGACCAGGTGACACTGGCTCCTAATCTCAAGTTATTGTTGGGCGGGCGGTTAGATCTATTTGAGCAAATTACCCAAGATTTGCTGACAGATACCAGAACCAGTCAATCGGGGAATGCCTTCAGTCCTCGTGTGGGGATTGTTTATCAGCCGATTGAACCCATTTCTCTCTATGCCAGCTACAGTCGCTCATTCAACCCAGTTACTGGTACTGCCTTTGATGGTAGCCCATTCCAACCGGAGCGTGGCACTCAGTATGAAGTTGGAATTAAGGCTGATTTGAATGACCGACTTTCTACAACTCTTGCCTTTTATGACCTAACTCGAACTAATGTCTTAACCACTGATCCAGACAATCCTAACTTCTCGATTCAAACTGGAGAACAGCGTAGCCAAGGCATTGAACTCAGGGTTCAAGGTGAAATTTTGCCGGGATGGAACATCCTTGCAGGCTATGCCTACACCGATGCCAGAATCACCCAAGACAACACATTTCCTGTGGGTAATCGGTTGAATGGTGTTCCAGAAAATGCCTTGAATCTATGGACTAGCTATGAAATTCAGCAAGGTACCTTACAAGGGTTAGGATTTGGCTTGGGATTATTCTATGTGGGAGGACGGCAAGTTGATTTAGACAATAGCCTTGAACTTCCAAACTATCTGCGGACGGATGCGGCAATTTTTTACAGGCGCGAGCAGTTTCGTGCCGCCCTCAATTTTAGAAACCTTTTCAATGTAGATTATTTTGAAAGTGCCTTTAGTCCATTAACTATTTCTTATGGTGAGCCGTTCACGGTGCAGGGTACGATTTCGTGGCAGTTTTGA